A window of Cryptomeria japonica chromosome 3, Sugi_1.0, whole genome shotgun sequence contains these coding sequences:
- the LOC131873996 gene encoding secreted RxLR effector protein 161-like — MMNCKSAPTPIVTGLKLRKDDKEAYVNSTLYKKLVGSLMYLTTTRSDIMFGVSLISRFMESPKVSHRQAGKRILKYISRTRNYGIIYSSVNDFKLIGYTGSDCVGSIDDRKSTSSYVFHFGSGVVSWASKKQPIVTLSLVEVEYVAATRAVCQAVWMRRMLNELKHEQEKTTKI; from the coding sequence ATGATGAATTGCAAATCAGCCCCAACACCAATAGTGACAGGTTTGAAGTTGAGAAAAGATGACAAAGAAGCTTATGTAAATTCAACTTTGTATAAAAAACTTGTTGGAAGTCTTATGTACTTAACAACCACAAGATCGGACATAATGTTTGGAGTTAGTCTCATTTCAAGGTTCATGGAATCTCCAAAAGTTTCACATAGGCAAGCTggaaaaagaattttgaaatatATTAGTAGAACAAGGAACTATGGAATTATCTACTCAAGCGTAAATGATTTCAAGCTAATAGGATACACTGGCAGTGATTGTGTAGGGagtatagatgataggaaaagtacttcAAGCTATGTTTTTCATTTTGGATCAGGTGTAGTATCTTGGGCTTCAAAGAAACAGCCAATTGTCACTCTTTCATTAGTTGAAGTAGAGTATGTAGCAGCTACAAGGGCAGTGTGTCAAGCAGTTTGGATGAGAAGAATGTTGAATGAATTGAAACATGAACAAGAAAAGACAACAAAGATATAG